The proteins below are encoded in one region of Pomacea canaliculata isolate SZHN2017 linkage group LG7, ASM307304v1, whole genome shotgun sequence:
- the LOC112567455 gene encoding uncharacterized protein LOC112567455: MNHAYYFCCCFLLPLIAARGSGQTKCTATDEGNLKCQFPENINSTQRDFSIYFDPDHGSEEQLVACSWVKSQLYCITQKGFEHEGLVSEIAVITIPRSFVSRNGSYRCENVDYPLTAKSCRVPASRDCPRLTRDRDHALQEFYYR; the protein is encoded by the exons ATGAATCACGCCTACTActtttgctgctgctttcttctCCCTCTTATAGCAGCTAGAG GCAGTGGACAAACAAAGTGTACGGCAACAGATGAAGGAAACTTAAAGTGCCAGTTCCCGGAAAATATTAACTCAACACAAAGAGATTTTTCGATTTATTTTGATCCTGACCATGGAAGTGAAG aacAATTAGTTGCATGTTCATGGGTCAAGTCGCAACTTTACTGCATCACACAAAAGGGATTTGAGCATGAAGGCCTGGTGTCAGAGATTGCAGTCATTACCATACCCAGGAGTTTTGTAAGTAGAAATGGGAGCTACAGATGTGAAAATGTCGACTACCCGTTAACTGCCAAATCCTGTCGGGTTCCAGCCAGTCGAG acTGCCCTCGTCTGACAAGAGACCGTGATCATGCCTTACAAGAGTTTTATTATcgataa
- the LOC112567916 gene encoding uncharacterized protein LOC112567916 produces MDALCRVVLFLFVCGNGNTSAMTCTPKETNQDSYENSVHAENAYANFSYRLTTSRMNETSEDSNFRIEVKLYDAGTLRTACVCLWLSRNDPVCKILWNDSICEADTSEMHFSLLIKRTYTNITWVCFQQNYAPVVLKQRTLQVTYSPKITALHVNGQDVNGTHVGEQHQEVNISCYFTNGSPLVSIRILDDTGHTLSSTTHGQGPLMLSLGIYHCQDNWPVIRCEALGSEINRSVAIVVRCPPQLSYMTSQIADLKTIQDGGMTFAMKSYTGDIRKCLMTQVQSRSSAREVKCDVRGHPPQFTLTLRPFNESWIGEGIWTLQVMNELGASSITFHLINNTG; encoded by the exons ATGGACGCACTGTGCCGTGTtgtgctctttctttttgtatgtggCAATGGAAATACCAGTGCCATGACAT GTAcaccaaaagaaacaaatcaagaTTCTTACGAGAACAGCGTACATGCAGAAAATGCTTACGCTAATTTCAGTTACCGGCTGACGACCTCAAGAATGAACGAGACTTCAGAAGATTCCAATTTTCGCATTGAAGTAAAATTATATGACGCTGGTACACTTCGTACAGCTTGCGTATGCCTATGGCTCTCAAGAAATGATCCAGTATGTAAAATTCTCTGGAATGATTCGATCTGTGAGGCAGATACGTCTGAAATGCATTTTTCGTTGCTTATCAAAAGAACATATACAAATATCACGTGGGTATGCTTTCAACAGAACTACGCCCCAGTTGTTCTGAAACAGAGGACGTTACAAGTCACCT ATTCGCCAAAAATCACAGCGTTGCATGTAAACGGACAGGACGTCAATGGAACACACGTTGGCGAGCAACATCAAGAGGTTAACATTTCCTGCTACTTTACTAATGGAAGCCCACTTGTCAGCATTCGAATATTGGATGACACAGGACACACACTGAGTTCCACAACACACGGACAGGGACCCCTTATGCTCTCACTTGGAATTTATCATTGTCAGGACAACTGGCCGGTCATCAGATGCGAAGCTCTGGGCTCGGAGATAAACCGATCTGTGGCCATAGTTGTCAGAT gtCCACCTCAGCTTTCCTACATGACTTCTCAAATTGCCGATCTGAAAACAATTCAAGATGGAGGGATGACTTTTGCCATGAAATCCTATACAGGCGACATCAGGAAATGTCTCATGACCCAGGTGCAGTCCCGTTCTTCCGCCAGAGAAGTGAAGTGTGATGTACGCGGACATCCCCCACAGTTCACACTGACCCTGAGACCTTTCAATGAATCCTGGATTGGAGAAGGGATCTGGACATTGCAAGTCATGAATGAGTTGGGTGCCTCAAGCATTACTTTTCACCTTATCAACAATACAGGTTAG
- the LOC112567923 gene encoding uncharacterized protein LOC112567923 isoform X2 produces the protein MKVLYQCLILISVATTEIAESKCVTTDERNLECQFPKADNSTHKTFTLIFYPDSGGEELLVECVWTGSKFHCITQKSFEVREPISDTAVITIPRNFSDQKGSYRCISENYTLDSIMPCWFPETQDSKHFATCEVNSEFSIRQVMLKCIFSSSIEGFSVIYNNTLVARYTQSSCQNSTPCHHIREDNKYVFIVKLNTSQYENSEYLCLPDNGPVTFEVKGCSVAMEKHTEAQASWKVNLTIILPIIGVMLLVLGLSLFIRRKRQVRRYQPQPLSTDDSASSLV, from the exons ATGAAAGTCCTTTACCAATGCTTAATCTTGATCTCTGTAGCAACAACAG AGATTGCAGAATCAAAATGTGTCACAACAGACGAAAGGAACCTAGAGTGCCAGTTCCCAAAAGCTGACAAtagcacacacaaaacttttaCGCTCATTTTTTATCCTGACAGTGGAGGTGAAG AGCTCCTGGTTGAGTGTGTGTGGACTGGGTCGAAGTTTCACTGCATCACACAGAAAAGCTTCGAGGTTAGAGAACCGATATCAGACACTGCTGTGATCACCATTCCCAGAAACTTTTCTGACCAAAAAGGAAGTTATCGATGTATTTCTGAAAATTATACGCTTGACAGCATCATGCCCTGCTGGTTTCCGGAAACACAAG ATTCCAAGCATTTTGCAACCTGTGAGGTGAATTCAGAATTCAGCATACGTCAAGTGATGTTGAAATGTATATTCTCGTCTAGTATTGAAGGTTTCAGTGTCATCTACAACAACA CTCTTGTAGCCAGATACACACAATCATCTTGCCAAAATTCAACTCCTTGTCACCATATACGTGAGGACAACAAATATGTATTCATAGTGAAGTTGAATACTTCACAGTATGAAAACAGCGAATATCTTTGTCTCCCGGACAATGGTCCAGTTACATTTGAAGTGAAAGGATGTAGTGTGGCTATGGAAAAACACACAGAAG CTCAAGCCTCATGGAAAGTAAATCTGACAATAATACTACCTATTATCGGTGTGATGCTTCTAGTGTTGGGTCTCTCGCTATTTATCCGAAGAAAG AGACAGGTAAGGAGATATCAGCCACAGCCACTGAGCACGGATGATTCAGCCAGTTCACTTGTATAA
- the LOC112567923 gene encoding uncharacterized protein LOC112567923 isoform X1, giving the protein MKVLYQCLILISVATTEIAESKCVTTDERNLECQFPKADNSTHKTFTLIFYPDSGGEELLVECVWTGSKFHCITQKSFEVREPISDTAVITIPRNFSDQKGSYRCISENYTLDSIMPCWFPETQDSKHFATCEVNSEFSIRQVMLKCIFSSSIEGFSVIYNNTLVARYTQSSCQNSTPCHHIREDNKYVFIVKLNTSQYENSEYLCLPDNGPVTFEVKGCSVAMEKHTEAQASWKVNLTIILPIIGVMLLVLGLSLFIRRKCLQRQVRRYQPQPLSTDDSASSLV; this is encoded by the exons ATGAAAGTCCTTTACCAATGCTTAATCTTGATCTCTGTAGCAACAACAG AGATTGCAGAATCAAAATGTGTCACAACAGACGAAAGGAACCTAGAGTGCCAGTTCCCAAAAGCTGACAAtagcacacacaaaacttttaCGCTCATTTTTTATCCTGACAGTGGAGGTGAAG AGCTCCTGGTTGAGTGTGTGTGGACTGGGTCGAAGTTTCACTGCATCACACAGAAAAGCTTCGAGGTTAGAGAACCGATATCAGACACTGCTGTGATCACCATTCCCAGAAACTTTTCTGACCAAAAAGGAAGTTATCGATGTATTTCTGAAAATTATACGCTTGACAGCATCATGCCCTGCTGGTTTCCGGAAACACAAG ATTCCAAGCATTTTGCAACCTGTGAGGTGAATTCAGAATTCAGCATACGTCAAGTGATGTTGAAATGTATATTCTCGTCTAGTATTGAAGGTTTCAGTGTCATCTACAACAACA CTCTTGTAGCCAGATACACACAATCATCTTGCCAAAATTCAACTCCTTGTCACCATATACGTGAGGACAACAAATATGTATTCATAGTGAAGTTGAATACTTCACAGTATGAAAACAGCGAATATCTTTGTCTCCCGGACAATGGTCCAGTTACATTTGAAGTGAAAGGATGTAGTGTGGCTATGGAAAAACACACAGAAG CTCAAGCCTCATGGAAAGTAAATCTGACAATAATACTACCTATTATCGGTGTGATGCTTCTAGTGTTGGGTCTCTCGCTATTTATCCGAAGAAAG tgCTTGCAGAGACAGGTAAGGAGATATCAGCCACAGCCACTGAGCACGGATGATTCAGCCAGTTCACTTGTATAA